Proteins encoded in a region of the Rhizobium sp. CC-YZS058 genome:
- a CDS encoding NlpC/P60 family protein: MTGDRCSTEMRGRRETAERVVAAVRGWLGTPYRHQASLKGVGCDCLGLIRGLWRELYGTEPEVPPPYSPDWAERSGEDRLRAAAERALGPGHPAEAMQPGDLLLFAWRTDMPAKHAGILSSAGRFIHAYEQAAVVESALVPSWRRRIVRAFSFPML; the protein is encoded by the coding sequence ATGACGGGCGACCGCTGTTCGACTGAGATGAGGGGCCGGCGCGAGACGGCCGAGCGGGTGGTGGCGGCGGTGCGGGGCTGGCTCGGCACGCCCTATCGCCATCAGGCGAGCCTCAAAGGGGTTGGCTGCGACTGCCTGGGGCTTATCCGCGGGCTCTGGCGCGAGCTTTACGGCACTGAACCGGAGGTGCCGCCGCCCTACAGCCCGGACTGGGCGGAGCGCAGCGGCGAGGACCGGCTGCGCGCGGCGGCCGAGCGGGCGCTCGGGCCCGGCCATCCGGCAGAGGCGATGCAGCCGGGCGACCTGCTGCTCTTTGCCTGGCGAACTGACATGCCGGCCAAGCATGCGGGCATTCTCTCAAGCGCAGGCCGCTTCATCCATGCCTATGAACAGGCAGCCGTGGTGGAGTCAGCGCTGGTGCCCTCCTGGCGGCGGCGGATCGTGCGCGCCTTTTCCTTTCCCATGCTCTGA
- a CDS encoding DUF2163 domain-containing protein → MRRVPAALAAHLAGDATTVCHCWRVTRRDGTVIGFTEHDRDLPVDGTLCRAASGFRASEAEAALGLAVDAGEVAGAFSSEAIQEADVIAGRYDGARVEVFLVNWAAPEQAVLLRVQEIGEVRRAGARFQAELRGLSHRLGEPHGRVYGRRCDALFGDPRCGLSLAGRQETGTIVAIAGPTALRMSGLDAPEGAYRAGTLRVTSGRAAGCVADLDDDQREGTMRLLTLWLPPPVMPEVGDRLLATFGCDKSFRTCRERYGNAVNFRGFPHLPGSDFSYGYADEDTVHDGRPLFD, encoded by the coding sequence ATGAGACGAGTGCCTGCAGCGCTTGCCGCGCATCTGGCCGGCGATGCGACGACCGTCTGCCACTGCTGGCGGGTGACGCGGCGCGATGGAACGGTGATCGGCTTTACCGAGCACGACCGCGATCTGCCCGTCGACGGCACGCTCTGCCGCGCGGCAAGCGGCTTTCGCGCCAGCGAGGCGGAGGCGGCGCTGGGGCTGGCGGTCGATGCCGGCGAGGTGGCAGGCGCCTTTTCAAGCGAGGCGATCCAGGAAGCCGACGTGATCGCCGGGCGCTATGACGGGGCGCGCGTCGAGGTGTTTCTCGTCAACTGGGCAGCACCCGAACAGGCGGTGTTGCTGCGCGTGCAGGAGATTGGCGAGGTGCGCCGCGCGGGCGCCCGGTTCCAGGCCGAGCTGCGCGGGCTCAGCCACCGGCTCGGCGAGCCGCATGGCCGCGTCTATGGGCGGCGCTGCGATGCGCTGTTCGGCGATCCGCGGTGCGGGCTCTCGCTGGCCGGCCGCCAGGAGACGGGAACGATCGTGGCAATTGCCGGGCCGACGGCCTTGAGGATGAGCGGGCTCGATGCGCCGGAGGGCGCTTACCGCGCGGGCACGCTGCGGGTGACGAGCGGGCGCGCGGCCGGTTGCGTGGCCGATCTCGACGACGACCAGCGGGAGGGAACCATGCGGCTGCTCACTCTGTGGCTGCCGCCGCCTGTGATGCCGGAGGTGGGCGACCGGCTGCTGGCGACCTTCGGCTGCGACAAGAGCTTCCGCACCTGCCGGGAGCGCTACGGCAATGCGGTGAATTTCCGCGGCTTCCCGCACCTGCCGGGGAGCGACTTTTCCTATGGCTATGCGGACGAGGATACGGTGCATGACGGGCGACCGCTGTTCGACTGA
- a CDS encoding DUF2460 domain-containing protein yields MAAGFHEVRFPLRLSLGTSGGPERRTEIVNLSNGREARNRRWRDARRRYDAGSGLKSLDDLYAVLAFFEARSGALYGFRFRDPLDFRSGPPGRAPQPSDQLLGIATGSQTRFALIKTYADAGGASQREIAKPAAGTVIVALDGVLVPPARYTVDTVAGAVEFLPAFKPGAGAAVTAGFEFDVPVRFDTERIEVGLAAFRAGRIPSIPLVEIKP; encoded by the coding sequence ATGGCGGCAGGATTTCACGAGGTGCGCTTTCCGCTGCGGCTTTCGCTCGGAACGAGCGGCGGGCCGGAGCGGCGCACCGAGATCGTCAACCTTTCCAACGGGCGGGAGGCGCGCAACCGCCGCTGGCGGGACGCGCGGCGGCGCTATGATGCGGGATCGGGACTGAAATCGCTCGACGATCTCTATGCCGTGCTCGCCTTCTTCGAAGCGCGTTCGGGCGCGCTCTACGGGTTTCGGTTCCGCGATCCGCTCGACTTCCGGTCCGGCCCGCCGGGCCGGGCGCCGCAGCCGAGCGACCAGCTGCTCGGGATCGCGACGGGGAGCCAGACGCGCTTTGCCCTGATCAAGACCTATGCCGATGCCGGCGGCGCCAGCCAGCGGGAGATCGCCAAGCCGGCGGCGGGCACGGTGATCGTGGCGCTGGACGGCGTCCTCGTTCCGCCGGCGCGTTACACCGTGGATACGGTGGCGGGCGCGGTCGAGTTCCTGCCGGCCTTCAAGCCGGGGGCGGGCGCGGCGGTGACGGCGGGCTTCGAGTTCGACGTGCCGGTGCGCTTCGATACGGAGCGGATCGAGGTGGGTCTCGCGGCCTTTCGCGCCGGGCGCATTCCCTCCATCCCGCTTGTGGAGATCAAGCCATGA
- a CDS encoding phage tail tape measure protein gives MKGEDPFSDQRDAAQALGDVLADLERRSAAFGAALTGALKGAAREGRGLEGVLRSAGLRISEIALSAGLKPLEGLIGQAISSALTSVGEGLGGAAADGGGATPFVAGGLAAPRGLARALAAQTSESGPDGEATRGSDAGAAGRTGAQATAGPTIQFHVTTPDAESFRKSEGQIAAMLTRTVGRGRRGV, from the coding sequence ATGAAGGGTGAGGATCCGTTTTCCGACCAGAGGGACGCGGCGCAGGCCTTGGGTGACGTGCTCGCCGATCTCGAGCGCCGCTCCGCCGCCTTCGGCGCGGCGCTGACCGGGGCGCTGAAGGGCGCGGCGCGCGAGGGGCGCGGGCTCGAGGGCGTGCTGAGAAGCGCCGGCCTGCGCATCAGCGAGATCGCCCTTTCCGCCGGGCTGAAGCCGCTTGAAGGGCTGATCGGCCAGGCGATTTCGAGCGCACTTACATCGGTGGGCGAAGGGCTCGGCGGCGCAGCGGCCGACGGCGGCGGAGCGACGCCCTTCGTGGCCGGCGGACTGGCGGCACCGAGGGGGCTGGCGCGGGCGCTGGCCGCCCAGACATCCGAGAGCGGACCTGACGGCGAGGCGACCCGCGGAAGCGACGCGGGGGCGGCGGGGCGAACCGGGGCCCAGGCCACGGCCGGGCCGACCATCCAGTTTCATGTGACGACGCCGGATGCGGAGAGCTTCCGCAAATCCGAAGGGCAGATCGCCGCCATGCTGACCCGCACTGTCGGGCGCGGGCGGCGCGGGGTTTGA
- a CDS encoding rcc01693 family protein, with translation MRAAAATDGLEPFPWEAAIHAGLARLRLAPRDFWAMTPRELSAALAPPGGPRPLRRGELAALMAAFPDEEEDGDEG, from the coding sequence TTGAGAGCCGCAGCCGCGACGGACGGACTGGAGCCCTTCCCCTGGGAGGCGGCGATCCATGCCGGCCTGGCGCGGCTGCGGCTTGCCCCGCGTGATTTCTGGGCGATGACGCCGCGCGAACTCTCGGCGGCGCTCGCCCCGCCGGGCGGCCCCCGGCCGCTGCGCCGCGGCGAGCTTGCCGCCTTGATGGCAGCCTTTCCGGATGAGGAGGAGGATGGCGATGAAGGGTGA
- a CDS encoding gene transfer agent family protein — MKARTEPRRANRRRGEIEAVLDGERRILCLTLGSLAELETAFSADSLTDLAARFAAGRLKAADMIRILAAGLRGGGAEASEAEVARMQADGGLAALARLTGALLAATFGEPDETGAAHGAGDAADP, encoded by the coding sequence ATGAAGGCACGAACCGAACCACGACGCGCCAATCGCCGGCGCGGGGAGATCGAGGCCGTGCTCGACGGCGAGCGGCGAATCCTCTGCCTGACGCTCGGCAGCCTTGCCGAGCTCGAAACCGCCTTCAGCGCGGACAGCCTGACCGATCTCGCCGCACGCTTTGCCGCCGGGCGGCTGAAGGCTGCGGACATGATCCGCATTCTGGCGGCGGGCCTGCGCGGCGGCGGCGCGGAGGCGAGCGAAGCCGAGGTGGCGCGGATGCAGGCCGATGGCGGGCTTGCGGCGCTGGCGCGGCTGACCGGGGCACTGCTGGCCGCGACCTTCGGCGAGCCGGACGAGACAGGGGCCGCGCACGGTGCGGGGGACGCCGCGGACCCTTGA
- a CDS encoding phage major tail protein, TP901-1 family — protein sequence MAAQKGRDLLVKIDNGTGFTTVAGLRSKRLSFNAETVDVTDADSSGRWRELLAGAGVQRAAVSGTGLFKDAASDFLVRAAFFDATTPNWQLAIPDFGVIAGRFQVTALIYTGQYDGELQFEITLDSAGALTFTAV from the coding sequence ATGGCGGCGCAGAAGGGCAGGGATCTTCTGGTGAAGATCGACAATGGCACGGGGTTCACGACGGTGGCGGGGCTGCGCTCCAAGCGGCTGTCCTTCAACGCCGAGACGGTGGATGTGACCGATGCGGATTCGAGCGGGCGCTGGCGCGAGCTCCTGGCCGGGGCGGGGGTGCAGCGGGCGGCGGTTTCGGGAACCGGGCTCTTCAAGGATGCGGCCTCCGACTTTCTGGTCCGCGCCGCCTTCTTCGATGCCACGACGCCGAACTGGCAGCTGGCGATCCCGGATTTCGGGGTGATCGCCGGCCGCTTCCAGGTGACCGCGCTGATCTATACCGGCCAGTATGACGGCGAGCTGCAGTTCGAGATCACGCTGGACTCGGCGGGTGCGCTGACCTTTACGGCGGTGTGA
- a CDS encoding DUF3168 domain-containing protein produces MSAANELQAAIFARLSGDAALAGLVAGGTITDRLTTPGARPALRFGAIESGDYSTASEPGEEHRLAIEVRGEEGGHKAVQAVAARLRALLHDQALTLPSHILVNLRHQTTRTRRDGETRGHRAELMFRAVTEPR; encoded by the coding sequence ATGAGCGCGGCCAACGAGCTCCAGGCGGCGATCTTCGCCCGATTGTCGGGCGATGCGGCGCTTGCCGGACTGGTTGCCGGAGGGACGATCACCGACCGGCTGACGACGCCGGGGGCGCGGCCGGCCCTGCGCTTCGGCGCGATCGAGAGCGGCGATTATTCCACCGCGAGCGAGCCCGGCGAGGAGCATCGGCTGGCGATCGAGGTGCGGGGCGAGGAGGGCGGGCACAAGGCCGTGCAGGCCGTGGCGGCGCGGCTGCGCGCCCTGCTGCACGACCAGGCCCTTACGCTGCCGAGCCACATCCTCGTCAACCTGCGGCACCAGACGACGCGCACCCGGCGCGACGGCGAGACGCGCGGGCACCGGGCGGAGCTGATGTTTCGCGCGGTGACCGAGCCGCGCTGA
- a CDS encoding phage head closure protein codes for MSALGSGVIDPGLMTARLDLETFLETPDGQGGVIRSTVVLATLWARIEPLAVFIGERQDERLSEASHRIDLRWRGDLKAGMRLRKGPRLFEILAAIDPDESRRIISCRCRELLP; via the coding sequence ATGAGCGCGCTTGGCAGCGGCGTGATCGATCCGGGGCTGATGACGGCGCGGCTCGACCTCGAAACCTTCCTGGAGACGCCGGACGGGCAGGGCGGGGTCATACGCAGCACGGTGGTTCTCGCGACGCTCTGGGCGCGGATCGAGCCGCTGGCGGTGTTCATCGGCGAGCGGCAGGACGAACGGCTGAGCGAGGCGAGCCACCGGATCGACCTGCGCTGGCGCGGCGACCTGAAGGCGGGCATGCGGCTGCGGAAGGGTCCGCGCCTCTTCGAGATCCTGGCGGCGATCGATCCCGACGAGAGCCGGCGGATCATCAGCTGCCGCTGCCGGGAGCTCCTGCCATGA
- a CDS encoding head-tail connector protein, with protein MTIVELAPPPVEPLSLGEARAHLRVDQTAEDGLIAGLIRAVRHHLERETGLALISRPFRLYLDQWPAGRVLEIGRGPVRSIEAITVYRADGTPGAVNLTGFCLDGAARPARLFLPAVPETQKAINGIEVDFTAGFGETLADMPEGLRRAMLLHLTQLYSFRGAVGLEEQPAAVPNGYDRLLAPYRLRRIA; from the coding sequence ATGACCATCGTCGAACTGGCGCCGCCGCCGGTCGAGCCGCTTTCGCTCGGCGAAGCGCGGGCGCATCTGCGTGTCGATCAGACGGCCGAGGACGGGCTGATCGCCGGCCTCATTCGCGCCGTGCGCCACCATCTGGAGCGCGAGACGGGGCTGGCGCTGATCAGCCGGCCGTTTCGCCTCTATCTTGATCAATGGCCGGCGGGCCGCGTGCTGGAGATCGGCCGCGGGCCGGTGCGCTCGATCGAGGCGATCACGGTCTACAGGGCCGACGGGACGCCGGGCGCGGTGAACCTGACCGGCTTCTGCCTGGACGGGGCGGCACGGCCGGCGCGGCTTTTCCTGCCCGCCGTTCCGGAAACGCAGAAGGCGATCAACGGCATCGAGGTGGATTTTACCGCGGGCTTCGGCGAAACCCTGGCCGACATGCCGGAGGGGCTGCGGCGCGCCATGCTGCTGCATCTGACCCAGCTCTATTCTTTCCGCGGCGCGGTGGGCCTGGAGGAGCAGCCGGCTGCGGTGCCGAACGGCTATGACCGCCTGCTCGCGCCCTACCGGCTGAGGCGGATCGCATGA
- a CDS encoding phage major capsid protein: MAGTTGLSRRAPEVKASADTMTAALDDFLHTFEAFKESNDRRLDELERKFGADVVTREKVDRIARAMDEQKQAMDQMLLRKARPALSRGEGISPDAAEHKAAFEAYIRRGEEASLRALEEKAMSISVGADGGFLVPAQVDGEIGRRVAVISPIRGLATVRQVSASLFKKPFSLAGFTSGWVAETAARPQTNTPQLAELSFPTMELYAMPAATAALLDDAAVDVESWIASEVDIAFGEQEGLAFVTGDGVNKPRGFLTYPTVADSGWSWGNIGTILSGAAGAFRAANPSDTLIDLIYALKAGYRQKASFVMSRRTQAEVRKFKDADGNYLWKPPAAVGQPASLMGFPIAESEEMPDLSANSLSIAFGDFQSGYLIVDRTGTRVLRDPYSAKPYVLFYTTKRVGGGVQNFEAIKLMKFAAS, encoded by the coding sequence ATGGCGGGGACCACGGGGCTTTCGCGGCGCGCGCCCGAGGTCAAGGCCTCCGCCGACACGATGACCGCGGCGCTCGACGATTTCCTCCACACCTTCGAGGCGTTCAAGGAGAGCAACGACCGGCGGCTGGACGAGCTGGAGCGAAAGTTCGGCGCGGATGTGGTGACGCGCGAGAAGGTGGACCGGATTGCCCGGGCCATGGACGAGCAGAAACAGGCGATGGACCAGATGCTGCTGCGCAAGGCGCGGCCGGCGCTCAGCCGCGGCGAGGGGATCAGCCCGGATGCCGCCGAACACAAGGCGGCCTTCGAGGCCTATATCCGGCGGGGCGAGGAGGCCAGCCTGCGCGCGCTGGAAGAAAAGGCCATGTCGATCAGCGTCGGCGCGGATGGCGGCTTTCTGGTGCCGGCGCAGGTGGATGGCGAAATCGGCCGCCGCGTGGCGGTGATCTCGCCGATCCGCGGCCTTGCGACGGTGCGACAGGTCTCGGCCTCGCTTTTCAAGAAGCCGTTCTCGCTGGCGGGCTTTACTTCGGGCTGGGTGGCGGAAACGGCGGCGCGGCCGCAGACCAACACGCCGCAGCTGGCCGAGCTCTCCTTCCCGACCATGGAGCTCTATGCCATGCCGGCGGCCACTGCCGCCCTGCTCGACGATGCGGCGGTGGATGTGGAAAGCTGGATCGCCTCCGAGGTCGATATCGCCTTCGGCGAGCAGGAAGGACTTGCCTTCGTCACTGGTGACGGGGTGAACAAGCCGCGCGGCTTCCTGACCTATCCGACGGTCGCCGACAGCGGCTGGAGCTGGGGCAATATCGGTACCATCCTGAGCGGCGCGGCCGGCGCGTTCCGCGCGGCCAATCCCTCCGACACGCTGATCGACCTGATCTATGCGCTGAAGGCCGGCTATCGCCAGAAGGCGAGCTTCGTGATGAGCCGGCGAACCCAGGCAGAGGTGCGCAAGTTCAAGGATGCCGATGGCAATTATCTCTGGAAGCCGCCGGCCGCCGTGGGCCAGCCGGCCTCGCTGATGGGGTTTCCGATCGCGGAATCGGAGGAGATGCCGGATCTCTCGGCCAACAGCCTGTCGATCGCCTTCGGCGACTTCCAGTCGGGCTATCTGATTGTCGACCGCACCGGCACGCGGGTGCTGCGCGATCCCTATTCCGCCAAGCCCTATGTGCTGTTCTACACCACCAAGCGGGTGGGGGGCGGCGTGCAGAATTTCGAGGCGATCAAGCTGATGAAGTTCGCCGCCTCTTGA
- a CDS encoding HK97 family phage prohead protease, translating to MATDRGPVRRTRAHAGLTLAGVTGEGRFSGYASVFGEVDLGRDRIERGAFSHSLTRRGPAGVRMLYQHDPNEPIGAWTEIREDLRGLYVEGLLSPGVARAREVHQLMKSGALDGLSIGFRTVRASRDAKSGVRRVLEADLWEISIVTFPMLPSARVSDVKQARFYRDRETELVRTLRRASRMMAFNLKGTR from the coding sequence ATGGCGACTGATCGAGGACCGGTCCGGCGGACGAGGGCGCATGCCGGCCTGACGCTGGCGGGCGTGACCGGCGAAGGCCGGTTTTCCGGCTATGCGAGCGTATTTGGCGAGGTCGATCTCGGCCGCGACCGGATCGAACGCGGCGCCTTTTCGCATTCCCTGACCCGGCGCGGGCCGGCGGGCGTGAGGATGCTCTACCAGCACGACCCGAACGAGCCGATCGGGGCCTGGACGGAGATCCGCGAGGATCTGCGCGGCCTCTATGTCGAGGGGCTGCTTTCGCCCGGGGTCGCGCGGGCCCGCGAGGTGCATCAGCTGATGAAGAGCGGCGCGCTCGACGGGCTTTCGATCGGCTTCCGCACGGTGCGGGCGAGCCGGGACGCCAAGAGCGGCGTGCGGCGCGTGCTGGAGGCCGATCTCTGGGAAATCTCGATCGTGACCTTCCCGATGCTGCCCTCGGCGCGGGTCTCCGACGTGAAGCAGGCCCGGTTCTATCGCGACCGGGAGACCGAGCTCGTCCGCACGCTGCGGCGGGCTTCGCGGATGATGGCGTTCAACCTGAAAGGAACCCGATGA
- a CDS encoding DUF6107 family protein has translation MAEFGHEPGFWAMRGLGAVAGAAVSLVYMLPKGRQEAASRFVTGLLCGLVFGGPTGLLAAEHLGLMGRISRSELLLGGSAVASLAAWWVLGAAVRMAARYGQKRR, from the coding sequence ATGGCGGAGTTCGGTCACGAGCCGGGTTTCTGGGCGATGCGTGGACTTGGTGCTGTGGCCGGGGCGGCGGTGTCGCTCGTCTACATGCTGCCCAAGGGGCGGCAGGAGGCGGCCTCGCGGTTCGTGACCGGGCTTCTCTGCGGCCTGGTCTTCGGCGGACCGACGGGGCTGCTGGCGGCCGAGCATCTGGGGCTGATGGGCCGGATCTCCCGCAGCGAGCTGCTGCTCGGCGGATCGGCGGTCGCAAGCCTTGCGGCCTGGTGGGTGCTCGGCGCCGCCGTGCGCATGGCGGCGCGCTATGGACAGAAGAGACGCTGA